A genomic region of Dreissena polymorpha isolate Duluth1 chromosome 4, UMN_Dpol_1.0, whole genome shotgun sequence contains the following coding sequences:
- the LOC127880017 gene encoding neuronal membrane glycoprotein M6-a-like — protein sequence MRFTEKIGNVPFASLIACIIVFAGVGVFCGTLYRALTIILKSVMEELFGFTVSWLQVLQIVFIIIACVMALYAIMLLIFGFLATGATRKNVYSGASCIMGGRVSAGFFMFISYILNLAWMGVTALCVIPIAGYLMLRSICSTEVYSKDASSLGGYCFSLTHFGIYRNQSFPPGITPPGREALCGHTELRRFCDNIEISGPLFCVAFVGAVLICLGMLHFMVSLAANYTRIRISKELTDLRDAVDVEELELHSNDIDKNSSQY from the exons ATGC GGTTCACAGAAAAGATTGGAAATGTGCCATTTGCATCCCTTATTGCCTGCATCATTGTTTTTGCGGGGGTTGGAGTGTTTTGTGGGACGTTATATCGAGCCCTCACGATTATTCTGAAGTCAGTGATGGAGGAATTGTTTGGATTCACTGTTTCATG GCTACAAGTGCTGCAGATTGTCTTCATCATCATCGCTTGTGTGATGGCGCTGTATGCGATCATGCTGCTCATTTTTGGCTTCCTGGCAACTGGAGCCACCAGAAAAAACGTGTACTCTGGAGCCAGTTGCATCATGGGAGGAAGGGTGTCGGCAGGATTT TTCATGTTCATATCGTACATCCTGAACCTGGCCTGGATGGGTGTGACTGCCCTGTGCGTGATCCCTATTGCTGGCTACCTCATGCTGCGCTCCATCTGTTCCACGGAGGTCTACAGCAAGGACGCCTCCAGCCTCGGGGGATACTGCTTCAGTCTCACTCACTTTG GTATCTACAGAAACCAGAGTTTCCCTCCAGGAATCACCCCACCAGGCCGGGAGGCACTGTGTGGTCACACTGAGCTGAGAAGGTTTTGTGATAAT ATTGAAATATCCGGGCCATTGTTCTGTGTGGCATTTGTTGGAGCAGTGCTGATCTGCCTTGGAATG CTACACTTCATGGTGAGCCTAGCAGCTAACTACACAAGGATACGTATCTCAAAGGAGCTCACAGACCTTCGTGACGCAGTCGACGTGGAAGAGCTCGAACTCCACTCGAATGACATTGACAAAAACTCGTCACAATACTGA